One Echinicola strongylocentroti DNA window includes the following coding sequences:
- a CDS encoding TonB-dependent receptor, with the protein MRNHLLRLILCGMLALVTQHTFGQDQGKETISGLFPGVRFSQFVSAVESKTSYRFFYKDEDVDSLSINVSAKDNELEDVLDLIFEQTALRYTIDGQQRVFIHTEEKFPTSLASGYFERDIPGDSMQDMQDERYLDRAYTSNKLWTIGHEDEASRQGTATLRGKVISLKNGEPIIGAVLFEKQNYTRAVTDEKGQFSITLPKGRHTIHIQHLGQFQEQRQVELLGDGSLLMQIDESIVSLDEIIVSSDRLSNINRTEMGVETMSIASMKRLPSVMGEVDVIKSILTLPGVKTVGESSVGFNVRGGAADQNLILLNDATIYNPSHLFGFFSSFNGDMVDEVALHKAGMPAQYGDRLSSVLDVKGKYGNREKFHGQGGIGLLTSRLTFDGPIGDKTTFLVSGRATYSDWLLDLVNEKSDLNAAGASFYDLNLNLKHYFDDQNELSFSSYWSQDDFNFVEDTVFNYSNRNANLKWKHYFNDRLESEFIVGVDQYKFGIEGYENELNAYRFDFDIEQYNLKARFTYDYNDQHSLYFGMENIYYKMNPGNKQPLTGQSIILPETVNEERAMETAFYLGDRFEINDKLTTDIGVRYVFYHFLGPNQLYTYADGLAKSESTITGEETYDNNEVISSYSAPEIRISGRYIIDNFTSIKAGYHTTRQYIHLLSNTSSATPTDTWKLSDPYIRPQQGNQFSLGFYKDLIWKEDKIEASVEVYYRGLKNLIDYRSGAELLLNNDIEQDVLNTDGRAYGVEFQVKKSMGKLNGWLSYTYSKSELQTSSDELAEKINGGSWYPSNFDQPHAVMLAVNYELSKRANVSLNTNYSTGRPITLPVAKFYYNGAEQVYFSDRNAYRIPDYFRIDLAMNLEGSHKVNKPAHASWSLGVYNLLGRSNPYSVYFTPVNGTLRGYQLSIYAQPIPYITYNFKF; encoded by the coding sequence ATGCGAAACCATCTACTACGGTTAATTTTGTGCGGTATGTTGGCCTTGGTGACCCAACATACCTTTGGCCAAGATCAAGGTAAAGAGACCATTTCCGGGCTATTCCCTGGTGTCCGTTTCTCTCAGTTTGTTAGTGCTGTAGAAAGCAAGACCAGTTACCGCTTCTTTTACAAAGACGAAGATGTGGACAGTCTATCCATAAATGTAAGTGCCAAAGACAATGAACTGGAAGATGTCTTGGACCTGATTTTTGAGCAGACGGCTCTCCGTTACACCATTGACGGCCAACAGCGTGTATTTATACACACAGAAGAAAAATTCCCTACTTCTTTGGCAAGTGGTTATTTTGAGAGGGACATACCTGGGGACAGCATGCAGGACATGCAAGATGAGCGGTACCTCGACAGGGCCTATACGTCAAATAAGCTCTGGACCATTGGCCATGAAGATGAAGCAAGCCGTCAGGGGACTGCCACGCTGAGAGGCAAGGTCATCAGCCTTAAAAACGGCGAACCCATCATTGGAGCGGTTTTGTTTGAAAAACAGAACTATACCCGGGCGGTAACGGATGAAAAGGGGCAATTTAGCATCACCTTGCCAAAGGGACGACACACCATCCACATCCAGCACTTGGGCCAATTTCAAGAACAACGGCAGGTAGAACTTCTGGGAGATGGCAGCTTGCTTATGCAAATCGACGAGAGCATCGTTTCCTTGGACGAAATCATTGTAAGCTCTGATCGCCTGTCCAATATCAACCGCACTGAAATGGGCGTAGAGACCATGTCCATAGCGTCCATGAAAAGACTCCCTTCTGTCATGGGGGAAGTGGATGTCATCAAGAGCATCCTTACACTTCCTGGTGTCAAGACCGTCGGTGAATCCAGTGTAGGCTTTAATGTCCGAGGGGGTGCGGCGGACCAAAACCTGATTTTGCTCAACGATGCCACCATATATAACCCATCCCATCTCTTTGGGTTCTTTTCTTCGTTTAATGGGGACATGGTCGATGAAGTAGCTCTTCATAAAGCCGGCATGCCTGCCCAATATGGCGATAGGTTATCATCAGTGCTGGACGTAAAGGGCAAATATGGTAATCGTGAAAAATTTCACGGACAAGGAGGCATCGGCCTATTGACCAGCAGGTTGACATTTGATGGACCCATCGGTGATAAAACGACCTTCTTGGTAAGTGGCCGGGCTACCTACAGCGATTGGCTTCTGGACTTGGTCAACGAAAAATCCGACCTCAATGCTGCAGGCGCTTCCTTCTATGACCTTAATCTCAATCTCAAGCATTATTTTGACGATCAAAATGAGCTGAGCTTTTCCTCTTACTGGAGCCAAGACGACTTCAATTTTGTGGAAGACACTGTATTCAATTATAGTAATCGAAATGCTAACCTCAAGTGGAAGCATTATTTCAACGACCGGTTGGAAAGTGAGTTCATTGTGGGAGTAGATCAGTATAAATTTGGCATTGAAGGATATGAGAATGAGCTGAATGCCTATAGATTTGATTTTGATATCGAGCAGTATAATCTCAAAGCACGCTTTACGTATGATTATAATGACCAACACTCCCTGTATTTTGGCATGGAAAACATCTATTACAAGATGAATCCCGGCAACAAACAACCGCTCACCGGTCAGTCCATTATACTCCCCGAAACGGTGAATGAGGAACGTGCCATGGAAACCGCCTTTTATCTTGGAGACCGATTTGAAATCAACGATAAGCTGACTACAGACATTGGTGTCAGGTACGTATTTTACCATTTCTTAGGACCCAACCAACTGTACACCTATGCGGATGGTCTGGCCAAAAGTGAATCGACGATCACCGGGGAAGAAACCTATGATAACAACGAAGTTATTTCTTCTTATTCCGCCCCTGAAATCCGGATTTCGGGCAGGTACATCATTGATAATTTCACCTCTATCAAGGCAGGATACCACACCACCCGCCAGTATATCCACCTTCTTTCCAACACGTCCTCTGCCACTCCTACTGATACCTGGAAGCTCAGCGACCCCTATATCAGGCCTCAGCAGGGAAACCAGTTTTCACTCGGGTTCTACAAGGACTTGATTTGGAAAGAGGACAAAATCGAGGCTTCAGTGGAGGTTTACTACCGGGGGCTCAAAAACCTCATTGATTATAGAAGTGGTGCAGAACTACTGCTCAACAACGACATCGAGCAAGATGTCCTCAACACAGATGGAAGAGCTTATGGGGTAGAATTCCAAGTAAAAAAATCCATGGGCAAGCTGAATGGTTGGCTGAGCTATACCTATTCGAAGTCGGAATTACAGACTTCGTCTGATGAACTTGCCGAAAAAATCAATGGCGGCAGTTGGTATCCCAGCAATTTTGACCAACCACATGCGGTTATGTTGGCGGTGAATTATGAGCTTTCCAAACGTGCCAATGTATCATTAAACACGAATTACAGCACGGGCCGGCCCATCACGCTGCCTGTGGCCAAATTCTATTATAATGGTGCCGAACAAGTGTATTTCTCAGACAGGAATGCCTATAGGATTCCTGATTACTTCAGGATAGACCTGGCCATGAACTTAGAAGGCAGCCACAAAGTCAATAAGCCTGCCCATGCTTCTTGGTCTTTGGGAGTGTATAATCTACTGGGGAGAAGCAACCCCTATTCGGTGTACTTCACACCTGTCAACGGCACCCTCAGAGGCTATCAGCTGTCCATTTATGCCCAGCCTATTCCTTACATTACTTACAACTTCAAATTCTGA
- a CDS encoding DUF4249 domain-containing protein — MKPKPILYSLIINCLFFLGCREPYDPEINTEDIGILVVEGHIETNGIPTKVNLSTTGSLNDYLSPFLAVSHAQVSIESQSGDTYPLPHIEAGTYSATYSLSNDDQYRLNIEVPGQGVYQSEWLTPLISPAIEDVGIKRKGEDRSDAEVYISTHGNEEVRFFTWEYEETWIFNPELITYLKFDQALDSVVYRDLSTERIDRCWRTELSNTINVASSAEFQDEYIYEKVIQTVPFGSEKFTQQYSIIVHQRAITQEAFTFYETLDKNTNDMGDIFSPLPSNLNTNIHYQGTGNQKAIGMVTAGASTSKRIFLDRLDIGYWVVSNPFYAGCALTNDTISVAEAPARFSSAGLVPVQVVENPLGGILGYRAGSRRCTDCTLRGTNLQPDYWEK; from the coding sequence ATGAAGCCAAAGCCTATCTTATATTCATTGATCATTAACTGCCTTTTCTTCCTAGGCTGCAGGGAGCCGTACGATCCCGAGATCAACACCGAAGACATTGGTATTTTGGTCGTGGAAGGCCATATCGAAACCAATGGCATCCCTACCAAGGTCAACCTCAGCACCACAGGATCACTTAACGATTACCTGAGTCCATTCCTCGCCGTCTCCCATGCGCAGGTATCCATCGAAAGCCAGTCGGGAGATACTTACCCTCTTCCGCACATTGAAGCGGGCACCTATTCGGCTACCTACTCCCTCTCCAACGACGACCAATACCGCCTGAACATCGAAGTGCCCGGACAAGGGGTTTACCAAAGTGAATGGCTGACGCCTCTTATTAGCCCCGCCATCGAGGATGTAGGCATCAAAAGGAAAGGAGAAGATCGGTCAGATGCGGAGGTTTACATCTCCACCCACGGCAATGAGGAAGTAAGGTTTTTTACTTGGGAATATGAAGAGACATGGATTTTCAATCCCGAATTGATCACTTACCTTAAATTTGATCAAGCACTAGATTCTGTGGTTTACCGCGACCTTAGCACGGAGCGGATTGATCGGTGCTGGCGGACAGAACTTTCCAATACCATAAATGTAGCTTCTTCGGCAGAGTTTCAGGATGAGTATATCTATGAAAAAGTCATTCAGACGGTGCCTTTTGGCTCCGAAAAGTTCACCCAACAATACTCTATTATCGTGCATCAAAGGGCAATTACCCAAGAAGCTTTTACCTTTTACGAAACATTGGATAAAAACACCAATGACATGGGAGATATTTTCAGCCCGCTTCCGTCTAACCTCAACACCAATATTCACTACCAAGGAACTGGTAACCAAAAAGCCATTGGGATGGTCACCGCAGGTGCATCTACCTCCAAAAGGATCTTCCTCGACAGGCTGGATATTGGGTATTGGGTCGTGTCCAATCCCTTTTATGCCGGCTGTGCCCTGACCAATGACACCATTAGTGTAGCCGAAGCTCCTGCGAGATTCTCCAGTGCTGGCCTTGTCCCTGTCCAAGTCGTCGAAAACCCTTTGGGAGGGATACTTGGCTACCGTGCAGGAAGCCGAAGATGTACGGACTGTACCTTAAGAGGCACTAATCTTCAACCTGACTATTGGGAAAAATAA
- the ggt gene encoding gamma-glutamyltransferase, protein MKFTLIQRLSGKQISIRFIALFIALAYISGCAKISQKEYLEGKTVHGDKAMVVSAHPEATRVGVEVLEKGGNAIDAMVAVHFALAVVYPAAGNLGGGGFMMYRQPGGEVVSLDFREKAPMAAYEEMYQDENGDIIDGLSLAGPMASGVPGSVDGMLTAHARYGSLPLKALLQPAYKLARSGFPITAKQANNYNRNRKRFIEHNRDSTTIPLVKLDGEWQEGELLVQKDLAATIKRIQKEGRDGFYKGKTAELLVAEMQAGNGIIQLEDMAKYEAKWREPVTGKYREATIYSMGPPSSGGIALMQLLKMSEHFPIGELGFHTPETIHLMIEMERRVYADRAKHLGDADFWDVPKEELLDEAYIAERVAQIDPAMATDSEKVLAMELDHQESEETTHYSIVDASGHAVSVTTTINSGYGSKVFVSGAGFLMNNEMDDFSSKPGVPNVYGLLGGKANAIQPEKRMLSAMTPTIVEKDGQLKMVVGTPGGSTIITSVYQVVLNVLDHEMNMTDAVSSGRVHHQWKPNFIFPERDALDPSTQKALEAMGHQIKERGSIGRVDAILVGQDGKLEGASDPRGDDWAAGF, encoded by the coding sequence ATGAAATTCACATTGATACAGCGGCTTTCTGGCAAGCAAATTTCCATTCGATTCATCGCCCTATTTATTGCCTTGGCATACATTTCTGGTTGTGCCAAAATAAGCCAAAAGGAATACCTGGAAGGCAAAACCGTCCATGGAGACAAGGCCATGGTGGTGTCTGCCCATCCGGAGGCCACAAGAGTGGGAGTGGAGGTGTTGGAGAAAGGTGGAAATGCCATTGATGCGATGGTGGCCGTTCATTTTGCACTGGCCGTGGTCTATCCTGCTGCGGGTAACTTGGGCGGCGGCGGATTTATGATGTACCGCCAGCCGGGCGGCGAAGTGGTGTCACTTGACTTTCGCGAGAAGGCACCGATGGCCGCTTACGAGGAAATGTACCAAGACGAAAATGGTGATATCATCGATGGGTTGAGCTTGGCAGGCCCTATGGCTTCGGGTGTACCCGGATCAGTGGACGGTATGCTCACTGCGCATGCGAGATACGGCTCCTTACCGCTGAAAGCATTGTTGCAGCCAGCCTATAAACTTGCCCGTAGCGGGTTTCCCATTACGGCAAAGCAGGCCAATAATTACAACAGAAATCGAAAAAGGTTTATCGAACACAATCGTGACAGTACGACGATTCCTTTGGTAAAACTCGACGGGGAATGGCAGGAAGGTGAGCTTTTGGTCCAAAAAGACCTGGCTGCTACGATCAAACGTATCCAGAAAGAAGGACGGGACGGGTTTTATAAAGGCAAGACGGCAGAGCTATTGGTTGCGGAGATGCAAGCGGGCAATGGCATTATCCAACTGGAAGATATGGCCAAATACGAAGCGAAGTGGCGGGAGCCTGTCACTGGTAAATACAGGGAAGCGACCATTTACAGCATGGGGCCACCGAGCAGTGGAGGCATTGCGTTGATGCAATTGTTGAAAATGTCGGAGCACTTTCCCATCGGTGAGTTGGGTTTCCATACGCCAGAGACGATTCACCTGATGATAGAGATGGAGCGACGGGTCTATGCCGATCGGGCAAAACACTTGGGGGATGCTGATTTTTGGGATGTGCCAAAAGAGGAACTGCTGGATGAAGCATACATTGCCGAACGTGTAGCCCAGATCGACCCAGCTATGGCTACGGACAGTGAGAAGGTCCTTGCCATGGAGCTAGACCATCAAGAAAGTGAGGAAACGACCCATTACTCTATCGTAGATGCTAGCGGTCATGCCGTGTCTGTTACGACCACCATCAACTCAGGCTATGGCTCCAAGGTGTTCGTATCCGGGGCGGGATTTTTGATGAACAATGAAATGGATGATTTCAGCAGCAAGCCTGGCGTTCCCAATGTGTACGGGCTATTGGGCGGCAAAGCCAATGCCATCCAACCCGAAAAACGCATGCTCAGTGCCATGACACCGACCATCGTGGAAAAGGACGGTCAACTGAAAATGGTAGTGGGCACACCGGGGGGAAGTACGATCATCACTTCCGTATACCAGGTAGTCCTGAACGTATTGGATCACGAGATGAACATGACCGATGCAGTATCATCTGGCCGGGTTCACCACCAGTGGAAGCCCAATTTTATTTTTCCCGAAAGAGACGCCCTTGATCCTTCTACACAAAAGGCACTGGAAGCCATGGGCCACCAAATCAAGGAAAGAGGAAGTATAGGCCGAGTGGACGCCATATTGGTAGGCCAAGATGGCAAGCTGGAAGGAGCCAGTGACCCACGAGGCGATGACTGGGCAGCAGGTTTTTGA
- the cas9 gene encoding type II CRISPR RNA-guided endonuclease Cas9 (Cas9, originally named Csn1, is the large, multifunctional signature protein of type II CRISPR/Cas systems. It is well known even to general audiences because its RNA-guided endonuclease activity has made it a popular tool for custom editing of eukaryotic genomes.) codes for MNKILGIDLGTNSIGLTLREDDIFSWYGVYTFKKGVGEGKSGEFSFAAERTKHRSSRRLYNARRYRKWETLKVLIENGYCPLDIENLNKWINYEKGIGRIFPIDDITFQQWIKLDFDRDGKPDFTSPYQLRRFLIREKLDLSVSENRHKIGRALYHIAQRRGFKSSRKQGANEKTAVYKGSNETKTIGRNEYENLIIENGSLGAAFAYLEDNGVRVRNRYTLRSDYRNEVEKILDFQEIEDNNFRDKLLLETSNGSIFYQRPLRSQKGLIGKCTLESRYIEKKGEKVLVGKPRCPISHPKFEEYRAWSFINNIKYRTNKDARFEPIPLELKKKLFHEKFFFKSKREFDFSEIRKSINSDGRSNWELNYSHKMDKVSVSSCFVSARLKSVFGDDWLNFKKSVVRKNKKGESKTKTYTIDEIWHILFSFEDEDYFDEFLVDVLELEENKIKELKMLFNNFPVGYANLSLKAINNILPFLR; via the coding sequence ATGAATAAAATTTTAGGAATTGATTTAGGAACAAACTCTATTGGGCTTACCTTAAGAGAAGATGATATTTTCTCTTGGTATGGAGTATATACTTTTAAAAAAGGGGTTGGTGAAGGAAAATCTGGAGAATTTTCATTTGCTGCCGAGCGAACCAAACATCGTTCTTCTCGAAGATTGTACAATGCCCGTAGGTATCGAAAATGGGAAACCTTAAAAGTTTTGATTGAAAATGGATATTGTCCGCTAGATATTGAAAACCTCAATAAATGGATAAATTACGAAAAAGGAATTGGCCGTATTTTCCCAATAGATGATATAACTTTTCAGCAATGGATTAAATTGGATTTTGACCGAGACGGTAAACCTGACTTTACCAGCCCTTATCAATTGAGAAGATTCCTGATTCGAGAAAAATTGGACTTGTCAGTTTCCGAAAATCGACACAAAATAGGCAGGGCACTTTATCACATTGCCCAAAGACGCGGTTTTAAAAGCAGTAGAAAGCAAGGTGCAAACGAAAAAACAGCTGTTTATAAAGGAAGCAATGAAACTAAAACAATTGGGAGAAATGAATATGAAAATTTGATTATTGAAAACGGTAGTTTGGGTGCCGCATTTGCATATTTGGAAGACAACGGTGTTCGGGTAAGAAACAGATATACATTAAGGTCTGATTATAGAAATGAAGTGGAAAAAATATTAGACTTTCAAGAAATCGAGGATAATAATTTTAGAGACAAATTGCTCCTTGAAACTTCAAATGGTTCAATCTTTTATCAACGCCCACTACGTTCTCAAAAAGGGCTAATTGGGAAGTGCACGCTTGAATCCCGTTATATCGAAAAGAAAGGTGAAAAGGTATTGGTTGGTAAACCAAGATGTCCAATAAGTCATCCAAAGTTTGAAGAGTACCGAGCTTGGTCGTTTATCAATAATATTAAATACCGAACAAATAAAGATGCTCGCTTTGAACCCATTCCATTAGAGTTGAAAAAAAAATTGTTCCATGAAAAGTTTTTCTTCAAAAGCAAAAGAGAGTTTGATTTCAGTGAAATAAGAAAATCAATAAACTCCGATGGTAGAAGTAATTGGGAATTGAATTATAGCCATAAAATGGATAAGGTGTCTGTTTCAAGTTGTTTCGTTTCCGCCAGATTAAAATCCGTTTTTGGAGACGATTGGCTAAACTTTAAAAAATCAGTTGTCAGAAAGAATAAGAAAGGAGAAAGTAAAACAAAAACCTATACGATAGATGAAATTTGGCACATTCTATTTTCGTTTGAAGATGAAGATTACTTTGATGAGTTTTTAGTTGACGTACTCGAATTGGAAGAAAATAAAATCAAAGAATTAAAAATGCTTTTCAATAATTTCCCTGTGGGTTATGCTAACTTAAGTTTAAAAGCCATTAATAACATTCTGCCATTTTTACGGTAA
- the cas9 gene encoding type II CRISPR RNA-guided endonuclease Cas9 (Cas9, originally named Csn1, is the large, multifunctional signature protein of type II CRISPR/Cas systems. It is well known even to general audiences because its RNA-guided endonuclease activity has made it a popular tool for custom editing of eukaryotic genomes.), translating into MLGKKVFETEKEVIIKAIKDEIVANRHQKKIITISNNLIFKYYALDYQDRFAVGNTFYKLVGSDVNDIETAAKEHFGDKTWLKLDEDYKQQILNEVTEKYQEFFASSKREHFKPPHLVNQIKQFLDDNFDVGEKLLNKIYHPSQIDIYPQKEGQQFLLSPKTAAFKNPMAYKTLYKLRDVINHLIEIGKIDEDTRIVVEIAREGKNSLEYNNVRWAIDTYQRKRESENREFAIAISEMIKDPDFTGVANPESSKDTNKFRLWSEQLENYEEVVKSVNASKDDVQKYRLWKEQGCICMYTGKIIKLTDLFNTNKVDFEHTIPRSKSFDNSLANLTLCYADYNRSIKNNRMPTELPNYEVESHGYSAIKPRLESWHKKVDDLFNQIDFWKSKSKKAMDKDEKDYAIRQRHLRQMNYDYWKNKLDRFTRTEVPQGFVNSQLVDTQIITKYASHYLKTVFNKVDVIKGSQTAQFRKIYSVQPKEEAKDRGKHYHHAIDAAVLTLIPSAKKREEVLKRAYEFEEENRGRRYHEKPFSGFNYSMIEEIQQNILINNLADRDQTLTAGIKKVRKRGKIVWLKDKDGQFLRDEKGNKIPKVAQGDSIRSELHQQTYYGKIKIASKDDNGRLYRDDEGNIIYNQVDGKDEIKMVIRVNVSESKFNPDNIVDSTLKEHIKNQIKIKKKATELVDFQGNKIRRVRCWVKSGRGYMNPHNVTVVKEQVYKSAKDYKNFIYADSGDNYMFGLYENDKGREIVSINTYEAARHIEKIGIPDTKKELFRQKAPIVVKKKEAKLIHIFEVGQKVIFYNTLDELKDIENDISEISKRLYFVKRLHQASVGNMLFQHHLEARSDDELTKAFPKEKFKSAGKDGFSKYQEDFIAPRILFKPIKPNFIIEGKDFEMNLDGQINFKF; encoded by the coding sequence ATCCTTGGCAAGAAAGTTTTTGAAACGGAAAAAGAAGTTATTATTAAAGCAATTAAAGATGAGATTGTAGCAAACAGGCATCAAAAGAAAATCATTACGATCTCCAACAATCTTATTTTCAAATACTATGCGTTAGATTACCAAGATAGGTTTGCAGTAGGAAACACATTTTATAAGTTAGTTGGATCTGATGTAAACGATATTGAAACAGCAGCAAAAGAGCATTTTGGAGATAAAACTTGGTTGAAATTAGACGAAGATTATAAGCAACAAATTTTAAATGAAGTAACCGAAAAGTATCAAGAATTCTTTGCTTCTTCAAAAAGAGAGCATTTTAAGCCCCCACACTTGGTCAATCAAATAAAACAGTTTTTGGATGATAATTTTGATGTGGGAGAAAAACTTCTTAATAAAATTTATCACCCATCCCAAATTGATATTTACCCCCAAAAAGAAGGGCAACAATTTCTATTAAGCCCAAAAACGGCTGCTTTCAAAAACCCAATGGCATACAAAACGCTCTATAAATTACGAGATGTTATCAATCATCTAATAGAAATTGGAAAAATTGATGAAGATACACGTATAGTTGTCGAAATCGCACGAGAGGGGAAAAACAGCCTAGAATATAATAATGTGCGTTGGGCAATTGACACCTATCAACGAAAGCGTGAAAGTGAAAATCGAGAATTTGCAATTGCCATTTCTGAAATGATAAAAGACCCTGATTTCACAGGTGTTGCAAATCCTGAAAGTTCAAAAGATACGAATAAATTTAGATTGTGGTCAGAGCAATTAGAAAATTATGAGGAAGTTGTAAAGTCAGTAAACGCTTCAAAAGATGATGTGCAAAAATATAGACTTTGGAAAGAACAAGGCTGTATATGTATGTACACAGGCAAAATAATTAAACTAACAGATTTGTTCAATACTAACAAAGTTGACTTTGAGCATACCATTCCAAGAAGCAAATCTTTCGATAATTCTCTGGCCAATTTAACACTTTGCTATGCAGACTACAACCGAAGCATTAAAAACAACCGAATGCCGACGGAATTGCCAAATTACGAAGTTGAATCACACGGTTATTCTGCCATAAAACCACGACTAGAATCTTGGCATAAGAAAGTAGATGATTTATTTAATCAAATCGATTTTTGGAAGTCAAAATCGAAAAAAGCAATGGATAAAGACGAAAAGGATTACGCCATTCGCCAACGTCATTTACGACAAATGAATTATGATTATTGGAAAAATAAATTAGATAGATTTACCCGAACTGAAGTACCACAGGGTTTTGTAAATAGCCAATTAGTAGATACACAAATTATCACCAAATATGCTTCCCATTATTTAAAAACAGTATTCAATAAGGTAGATGTAATAAAAGGAAGTCAAACTGCCCAATTCAGGAAAATCTATAGCGTTCAGCCTAAGGAGGAAGCCAAAGATAGAGGGAAACACTATCATCATGCTATTGATGCTGCAGTTTTGACTTTAATTCCTTCTGCCAAAAAGCGAGAAGAGGTTTTGAAGCGGGCTTATGAGTTTGAAGAAGAAAACAGAGGAAGACGATACCATGAGAAACCTTTTTCAGGTTTCAATTATTCAATGATTGAAGAAATTCAACAAAACATTCTCATTAACAACCTTGCCGATAGAGACCAAACGTTAACCGCTGGAATAAAAAAAGTAAGAAAACGAGGGAAAATTGTTTGGCTAAAAGATAAAGACGGTCAATTCTTGAGAGATGAAAAAGGAAACAAAATTCCTAAAGTAGCACAAGGCGATTCCATACGAAGTGAGTTACATCAGCAAACATATTATGGGAAGATAAAAATTGCTAGTAAAGATGACAACGGACGCTTATATAGAGATGATGAAGGTAATATCATTTACAACCAAGTTGATGGAAAGGATGAAATAAAAATGGTCATAAGAGTCAATGTTAGTGAAAGTAAATTTAACCCAGACAATATCGTTGATTCTACACTTAAAGAACATATAAAAAATCAAATTAAGATTAAGAAAAAAGCTACTGAATTAGTAGATTTTCAAGGGAATAAAATTAGAAGAGTTAGATGTTGGGTGAAATCTGGAAGAGGTTATATGAATCCACATAACGTAACAGTAGTAAAAGAACAAGTATATAAATCGGCAAAAGACTATAAGAATTTTATTTATGCAGATTCTGGCGATAATTATATGTTTGGTTTGTATGAAAATGATAAAGGAAGAGAGATTGTTTCTATTAATACTTATGAAGCAGCTAGACACATTGAGAAGATAGGCATACCTGACACCAAAAAAGAATTGTTTAGGCAGAAAGCTCCTATTGTTGTAAAGAAAAAAGAAGCAAAATTGATACATATTTTTGAAGTCGGTCAAAAAGTGATTTTTTATAATACATTAGATGAACTGAAAGACATAGAGAATGATATTTCAGAGATTTCTAAAAGACTCTATTTTGTTAAAAGACTACATCAAGCATCTGTTGGGAATATGCTCTTTCAACATCACTTAGAAGCAAGAAGTGATGATGAATTAACAAAAGCTTTTCCCAAAGAAAAATTTAAATCAGCAGGAAAAGATGGGTTTTCAAAATATCAGGAAGACTTTATTGCTCCAAGAATATTGTTTAAACCAATAAAGCCAAACTTTATCATTGAAGGCAAAGACTTTGAAATGAATTTGGATGGTCAAATAAACTTTAAATTTTAA